ATCCTTTCTCTCTACAACTATAATACCAAATCCCACATATATGTGGCAGTATATTAGATATTTTTATAAGTAAAAACGGCTAAAAACCTTTATTATCCCACATATATGTGGGATAATAAAAGAGTAAGAAATAGGAACGGAGCGCCAAAAAGACTCCCGGTAACGGAACCGAACCGAAGCGTGAAATTTAAGATGTAGCGCCAAGTCCAAAACTCTTACATCAAAAACAGAAAAAGCACCCCCGACGACCAATCTAAAGGTGCTTTTTCTGAGTTCTAATACTAGAAGGATTCTAACACATGAATTTGTTTTCTAACACTCTAATATTTCACTCAGAAGTAGAAGCGCAATTAGTTGCTGAACAAGTTTACAACTGCCGCCTTGAAGGTAATATTTTAAGCTGTCCTATTAAGGAACAACGGGCAGTAGATTTAGCAATTAGTCTATCAGATGTTGCCTTACCAATAGTTGAAGGTGCAAGCTGTTTGCTCCCCTTCCCTAAACATGAGCGCGAATGTCAAGATGATGATGCACCACAGGTTTATGTAGCTTGTTTATCTGCATACAACAATGGCAAATTACACGGAATGTGGATTGACTGTACACAAGATGCAGATGAAATTCAAGACGATATTGAATGGATGTTATCATGGTCGCCCTGTCATAATTATGAAGCCTGTGAAGAGTGGGCAATACATGATTTTCAAAACTGGTATGGTATTCACATTGATGAATACGAAAGCATAGAAGAATTAGCCGAACTTGCTCAAATATTATCAGAGCATGGTGCAGCTTACGCCGCTTATTATGAATATGACAGTAGTGAGGCTAGTGTAGAAGGTTTTCAAGAACATTACTGGGGTGAGTACGAAAGTGAAGAGGATTTTGTTTATGACCAACTCGAACAACAGGGATTGATTAAAAACTTAGAAGACATGGGTATTCCTAGCTTCTACCTTAATTTTGAAGCAATAGCCCGTGATTGGTTTATTGATTCCTACTATTCAGTAGAGGAAAGTTACAACAAAGTCTACGTTTTTAGTCGCCACTAATAAAATTAATGGGGTAGTTAACAACTACCCCTTTATATTTAAAAACTGACCAGTTGACCAATCAATTTTGAGAAAAATTATTTGTCAGTCTTAAAACAGCCTCATTAATTAACGTTGACGATTGGATTTTTTTTGAGATGTTTGTTTGATGTAATCGCTAGGAATAACCACTGTTGTTTTATCCAACCGCAAAAGGTAGCAGTAACTTTTGGTATTGGGGCAGGCAATCACAGAAGGAAAGTTAACACCCAAAGCGAAACCCAAAGATATGTAAATTCCAGACGACCCCAGATAAAATAACCAGCCCGACCAACCAGACCCAATCCAACGAGCAAAATGAATTAAATTTACTCGGAATTGCTGCGATCGCTGACTACGTAGTTTCGCTTGCTTCTGTTGGGCCTCAATCCATTGCTGAGATTCATTGAGTTTGTTCAAAGCTATTTGGGTTGCCCGAAGCTTGGCTTTTTCCTCAATAATTTTGTGCGCTTTGACCTCAATAGTATGCTTTTCCTCATCTATTCTGATCTTGACCCATTCTCCAATGTCGGCGGCAAGCTCATTAAAGGCGGCTGCGGCTGGAATACTGGGGAAATCGGCTTTTTTCCCATGACCTTAGCTCTAAACGCCTCTCGTAGTTGCTGCCATTCCTGTTGAAAAGCAGGTGATTTCATCTCCTCTAATAAAGACTGCAAATACAACTTGGGCAACCCAGCCATATCACTCTTAGCCTTCTGCCGTACCATTTCTCTAATTAACTCTCGCTCCTCCTCACCCAATAAAGCCGTAGTATCTCCAAGCTGTTGCAGAAGTTGATCTGTATCTACATCTGGTGTCGAGTTATTCAGCCCGAAATATTGTGCAACCTCCTCAAAGGATTTGTGTTGATTTTTGATTAAATCGCAAGCCTCAAGAAAGCGATCGCACTCAGCTTGGTTATATTCATCCTGGTCTTGGAGTCCACAAGCCTGCAAAATTGAGAGAGATTCACCCAGCGAAATTTTAGCGCCTACTCGCTCCTTAGCCCTAGACAACAATGCAGAAATATCTAGAGGTTCAGCAGCAGCTTCATTCTTCTCATTTTTGGATTTTTTTCCTTTAGGTTTTGGGCTAGTTTCTGGTTGCTCCTTGACTTCTAATTCTTGTCGAAATAAATCAGTGGCTTGTTGGTAGTCAGAGACACGCTCCGAAGTAAAGTATTGACGGACAGTATCAAAACCAGATTGGATCTCTTCATCTGCATACTCATTACAATCGGTAGACAACCCACAGACGCTGAGAGTCGCATTCACATCTTCCACAGAGAGCGA
This Nostoc edaphicum CCNP1411 DNA region includes the following protein-coding sequences:
- a CDS encoding antirestriction protein ArdA; this encodes MNLFSNTLIFHSEVEAQLVAEQVYNCRLEGNILSCPIKEQRAVDLAISLSDVALPIVEGASCLLPFPKHERECQDDDAPQVYVACLSAYNNGKLHGMWIDCTQDADEIQDDIEWMLSWSPCHNYEACEEWAIHDFQNWYGIHIDEYESIEELAELAQILSEHGAAYAAYYEYDSSEASVEGFQEHYWGEYESEEDFVYDQLEQQGLIKNLEDMGIPSFYLNFEAIARDWFIDSYYSVEESYNKVYVFSRH